The following proteins are co-located in the Pyrobaculum calidifontis JCM 11548 genome:
- a CDS encoding class I SAM-dependent methyltransferase → MSWIAEFFDDVYLDFMQYYRGEEATRQEALFIQKALGISPGKRVLDVACGHGRHMAHMPRDSVVGVDINVKYLKYAKRFGDVVAGDVRNPPFRRGAFHGAYIMHSTLGMFGPEADLEILTWLSGIIKPGGRLLVDVANKAKIEDIYAALGETWNFWISAGPYRVLSTAHYNPLHSKIREVRQIYKAGKYLGERVLELTLYGLGELRIMLSTVGFVVEAAYGDFNGEEYRRGSDRLIVVAMKTSGVSKALEEAVKWTK, encoded by the coding sequence GTGAGTTGGATTGCCGAATTCTTCGACGACGTATACCTCGACTTTATGCAGTACTACAGAGGCGAGGAGGCGACTAGGCAGGAGGCTCTGTTTATTCAAAAGGCTTTGGGCATTTCGCCGGGTAAACGCGTCCTCGACGTCGCCTGCGGCCACGGGCGGCACATGGCCCACATGCCGAGGGACAGCGTCGTGGGCGTCGACATTAATGTCAAGTATTTGAAGTATGCCAAGAGGTTTGGCGACGTCGTTGCTGGCGATGTGAGAAATCCGCCGTTTAGGAGGGGGGCCTTCCACGGGGCGTATATAATGCACTCCACGCTGGGGATGTTTGGCCCGGAGGCAGACCTCGAGATTTTGACTTGGCTCTCTGGAATAATTAAGCCGGGGGGCAGGCTCCTAGTGGACGTGGCCAACAAGGCCAAGATAGAGGACATATACGCGGCGCTGGGAGAGACGTGGAACTTCTGGATATCCGCGGGGCCTTACCGGGTCTTGTCCACGGCGCACTACAACCCCCTACACTCCAAGATTAGAGAGGTGAGGCAGATATACAAGGCTGGGAAGTACTTGGGAGAGCGCGTCCTAGAGCTGACTCTATACGGCTTGGGAGAGTTACGCATTATGTTGTCCACAGTTGGCTTCGTCGTAGAAGCCGCCTACGGAGACTTCAACGGAGAGGAGTACAGAAGGGGGTCAGACCGCCTCATAGTTGTCGCCATGAAGACAAGCGGCGTGTCTAAAGCGTTGGAAGAGGCCGTGAAGTGGACAAAATAA
- a CDS encoding L-threonylcarbamoyladenylate synthase, whose product MLVKCDPLRPDPDVVKRAAEVLRRGGVVAAPTETVYGLFAHAYSEAGCRKVFQVKRRPMDNPLIVHVDSVEMAETVAYIPPELRDILRRVWPGPITVVVKSRGVLPRCVTAGLDTVAVRAPAHPIPLAIIRELGAPIAGPSANRAGRPSPTTAEHVLEDLGDEVDLIVDGGPTFFGVESTIVDVTRTPPVLLRPGPFTVEELEKFFGRVEVPPVARGLAEADVALAPGMKYRHYAPETPLVIVHFDLEEAVKWLEARGLRVAVLCVGECPKAKRTIPLGGDLYEAAKNLYDALRQLDKLGVDIGVVPAVEERGIGLAIMNRLRKASGHREARRPEDLAAIVK is encoded by the coding sequence GTGTTGGTCAAATGCGACCCTCTTAGGCCGGACCCGGACGTTGTGAAGAGGGCGGCCGAGGTGCTTAGGAGAGGCGGCGTAGTGGCGGCGCCTACTGAGACCGTTTATGGCCTCTTTGCCCACGCCTACAGTGAGGCGGGGTGTAGAAAGGTTTTCCAAGTGAAGAGGCGGCCCATGGACAACCCCCTCATTGTCCACGTGGACTCTGTGGAGATGGCTGAGACTGTGGCATATATTCCGCCGGAGTTGAGGGATATCCTTCGGCGAGTTTGGCCTGGCCCCATCACTGTGGTGGTTAAGTCCAGGGGGGTTCTCCCTAGGTGTGTCACAGCTGGTTTAGACACCGTTGCCGTGAGGGCGCCTGCCCACCCTATCCCTCTTGCAATTATAAGAGAGCTGGGGGCGCCCATCGCCGGTCCCAGCGCCAATAGGGCGGGCAGGCCTAGTCCCACCACGGCTGAGCACGTCTTAGAGGACTTGGGCGACGAGGTTGACTTAATTGTGGATGGGGGGCCCACCTTCTTCGGCGTTGAGTCAACCATAGTGGACGTCACGAGGACTCCGCCGGTCTTATTACGGCCTGGCCCCTTCACTGTGGAAGAGCTTGAGAAATTCTTTGGCAGAGTGGAGGTGCCTCCGGTGGCCCGGGGGCTGGCCGAGGCCGACGTGGCGCTGGCCCCTGGGATGAAGTATAGGCACTACGCCCCCGAGACGCCGCTTGTGATAGTCCACTTCGACTTGGAGGAAGCCGTAAAGTGGCTAGAGGCCAGGGGGCTTAGGGTGGCCGTGTTGTGCGTGGGGGAGTGCCCCAAGGCGAAACGCACGATTCCGCTCGGCGGCGATTTATACGAGGCGGCGAAGAATTTATACGACGCCCTCCGGCAATTGGACAAATTGGGCGTCGACATCGGCGTAGTGCCCGCCGTAGAGGAGAGGGGGATTGGCCTCGCCATAATGAACAGGCTTAGGAAGGCCTCTGGCCACAGAGAGGCGCGGCGCCCCGAGGACCTCGCGGCAATTGTTAAGTAG
- a CDS encoding NAD(P)-dependent oxidoreductase, translated as MDVTVVGMGNMGFAFAKRAHAQGFSVYWWNRTREKVKGAPGVELKRLEEARGLVVVFVADDQALYSVVDKLGGEYVALAGTYSVDAVRRAVGALASRGKRAFAMPVVGSPRNVENGDAIYLVGASEEVYTQLRPHLEKFGVLFYVGDSVKAAALKLAYNALLISTVAALGESLSLALKYGISADAFRELLSHTVFKEVAARYVERMLGKTAPTFTVRNAAKDMRYASAAAGEAGVGNVAISGVKALYEVLTALGLGDEDYVKAGLLETK; from the coding sequence ATGGACGTAACCGTGGTTGGCATGGGCAACATGGGATTTGCGTTTGCGAAGAGGGCGCACGCCCAGGGGTTCTCTGTCTACTGGTGGAATAGGACTAGGGAGAAGGTAAAGGGCGCGCCCGGCGTTGAGCTAAAGAGGCTTGAGGAGGCGAGGGGTCTCGTGGTTGTGTTTGTGGCAGACGACCAAGCCCTCTACTCCGTGGTGGACAAACTGGGCGGTGAGTACGTGGCTCTGGCTGGCACATACTCGGTCGACGCAGTTAGGAGGGCCGTAGGGGCGCTGGCGTCTAGGGGCAAGAGGGCTTTTGCGATGCCTGTGGTGGGTAGCCCCAGGAACGTGGAAAACGGCGACGCTATATACCTAGTGGGGGCCTCCGAGGAGGTGTATACGCAGCTGAGGCCCCACCTCGAGAAATTCGGCGTGTTGTTCTATGTCGGGGACAGCGTAAAGGCGGCTGCTCTCAAGTTGGCGTACAACGCGCTCTTGATATCCACGGTGGCCGCGCTGGGTGAGTCTCTGTCTCTGGCGCTGAAGTACGGCATATCGGCGGACGCGTTTAGAGAGCTTCTTTCGCACACTGTGTTTAAGGAGGTGGCGGCGCGCTACGTGGAGAGAATGTTGGGCAAGACGGCCCCAACCTTCACCGTCAGAAACGCGGCTAAGGACATGCGCTACGCCTCCGCCGCGGCGGGGGAGGCCGGCGTGGGGAACGTGGCCATAAGCGGCGTCAAGGCCTTGTACGAGGTCCTAACGGCGCTGGGGCTCGGCGACGAGGACTACGTGAAGGCTGGGTTGCTGGAGACGAAATGA
- the asnS gene encoding asparagine--tRNA ligase, with translation MLPYKSAIPIAEALRRGEGKATVRGWVYRKRTLKEKVFLLLRDATGVIQLVVPRAKFPEAESLNLESSLVATGVLVREPRAPGGVELHVESIDWVYVGEPYPINEDAAVSDSEYLLDVRHLWLRSRKMQAILKIRHTVFGAIHDYFRRRGFYEVHPPMFITAAVEGGATLFKVEYFDRTVYLTQSSQFYLEALIYSLEKVYTVAPSFRAEPSRTRRHLTEFWHAEMEIAWAHMDDAAKVGEEVIGHVVERVLDERQDELKLLGRKVEALERAKPPFHWLSYDEAIEVLRKKGFALSWGDDIGADEERALTLEFDKPIILHGFPEKLKAFYHRNNPQRPEVTLSFDVLLPEGYGEVIGGGERIYDAKELVEKIIRFGLNPEDYQWYIDLRRYGSVPHAGFGLGVDRLVMWIAGADHIRDVVPFPRDIRRTRP, from the coding sequence ATGTTGCCCTACAAGTCGGCAATCCCCATAGCCGAGGCGTTGCGGAGGGGCGAGGGCAAGGCCACAGTTAGGGGGTGGGTTTATAGGAAGAGGACGCTTAAGGAAAAGGTCTTCCTTCTCCTGAGAGACGCCACGGGGGTTATCCAGCTCGTCGTCCCCAGGGCCAAGTTCCCGGAGGCCGAGTCGTTGAACTTGGAGTCGTCTCTGGTGGCCACTGGGGTGCTTGTCAGAGAGCCCAGGGCGCCTGGCGGCGTTGAGCTACATGTGGAAAGCATAGACTGGGTCTACGTGGGCGAGCCCTATCCAATAAATGAAGACGCCGCGGTCTCAGACAGCGAGTACCTCCTCGACGTTAGACACCTCTGGTTGAGGAGTAGGAAGATGCAGGCCATACTGAAGATTAGGCACACCGTCTTTGGGGCAATACATGACTACTTTAGGCGGAGGGGCTTCTACGAGGTGCACCCGCCGATGTTTATAACGGCGGCTGTGGAAGGCGGGGCCACTCTATTCAAGGTGGAGTACTTCGACCGCACGGTATATCTCACGCAGAGCTCGCAGTTCTACCTAGAGGCGTTGATCTACAGCCTAGAGAAGGTCTACACAGTGGCTCCAAGCTTTAGGGCGGAGCCATCTAGGACTAGGCGCCACCTCACCGAGTTTTGGCACGCCGAGATGGAGATCGCGTGGGCGCACATGGACGACGCGGCTAAAGTCGGCGAGGAGGTGATAGGCCACGTGGTTGAGAGGGTGCTGGACGAGAGGCAGGATGAGTTAAAGCTCTTGGGCAGGAAGGTTGAGGCTCTAGAGAGGGCAAAGCCGCCATTCCACTGGCTCAGCTACGACGAGGCTATAGAGGTGCTGAGGAAGAAGGGCTTTGCGCTGAGCTGGGGCGACGACATAGGCGCAGATGAGGAGAGGGCCCTCACTCTTGAGTTTGACAAGCCCATAATCCTCCACGGGTTCCCCGAGAAGCTCAAGGCCTTCTACCACAGGAACAACCCCCAGAGGCCGGAGGTTACGCTGAGCTTTGACGTGCTTCTCCCAGAGGGATACGGCGAAGTTATAGGCGGGGGAGAGAGGATATACGACGCCAAGGAGCTCGTGGAGAAGATAATCCGCTTTGGGCTAAACCCAGAGGACTACCAGTGGTACATCGACTTGAGGAGGTACGGCTCAGTGCCCCACGCCGGGTTTGGCCTCGGCGTA